The window TGGTGGACGACGACGACAGCAAGGGCCCGGGCTTCAAGTACTACGAGCACGAGCTCATCGGCACGTGCCTGCGCATCGAGATTGGCCCCAAGGACCTGGCCAAGAACTCCTGCGTCATGGTGCGCCGTGACTTGAAGCAGAAGGAGTTCATCCCGCTGGACGAGGCCGTGGCCCGTGCCCAGGCCATGCTGGACGCCATGCAGAAGGACCTCTTCAACAAGGCGAAGGACTTCCGCGAGTCCCACACCTTCGAGGTGAACAGCTACGAGGAGATGAAGGAGAAGGCGGACGCGGGCTTCCTGCTGGCGCACTGGAACCTGGACCCGAAGGTGGAGGCGCGCATCAAGGAAGAGACGGGCCTCACCACGCGCAACCGCCCCTTCAGCCTCACCCAGGAGCCGGGCAAGTGCGTCGTCACCGGTGAGCCCTCGCCGGGCCGCATCGTGTTCTCCAAGGCGTACTGAGCCGCTTCGCTCGCGGCGGACACAAGGGCCGGGTGGGGGTGTTGCAGCCCCCGTCCGGCCCTTCGCCATTCCCGGCCGCTCAAATCTTGAACGGCGTCTGGCTCTCGAACTCGCGGCTGGGGACGCCGACGATGGAGTACACGGGGGACTGCAGCGGCGGCATCCGCCGGACGATGCGGCGGTGGAAGGTGCGGTGGTCGCCGCGGAACTTCCCGCCGTTGTAGACGCGCAGCATGTTGGCGGTGAACAGGCCGTTGAAGGCGCCGTCGCTGGACAACTGGTTGTCCTGGCAGCCGGAGATGAGCAGCACCGTCGCCTTCACCGTCGCCTTGGGGTCTTCCTTGGGCAGCTCCGCCATGATGGCGTCGTACATGGCCCTGTTGTTGCGGTAGGTGCGCAGGGCGATGCCCACCGGCATGTCCTTGAAGCGCCGCTCCTCGGCCACCGAGTCCTGCACGGTGTCCGCCAGCATCTCCAGGCTGCCGGTGGTGCGCAGCGCCGCGTACGCCATCTTGCTCACCGTGCCGGAGTGACAGCTGTCGGAGAACATCAGCACGCGCACGCCCTGCTTCAGCTTCGAGAGCGCGGCGTAGATTTCGTCGTCGATGAGCTCTCCGTCATAGAGCACCCACGTCTCGTCCTGCGCGTCCGACTCGTCGTTGTTCCTGTCGGGGAGCTGGCCGCCGTGCCCCGAGTAGCTCAGCAGGAAGAGGTCTCCGGCGGCGAGCACCTTCGCCGCCTCGTCCAGCTCCTTCTTGATGCGCACGCGCGTCGCATCCTTCGTCAGCACCTTGCGCACCATCCCGAACTTCGCCGCCTTCGCGATGAGCTCCATGTCCTCCGCGTCCGCCTCGCAGGCCATGAGCGCCCCGTCCCAGCCCGCGTAGTGGGCCGGGTCCACGGAGTTCAAGCCGATGTTCAACGAATATCCCTGAGCCATGAGTGACACTCCTCCGGTTACTTTTCCGGGTGGAGTGAGAGTCGTGGACGTGTGACGCGGAGAGGCGGGGCGCTGCCGCCCGCCTGGACTCCGGCTGCTCAGGTGGCCGTGCGCAGTGCGCGCTTCCGGGGGACGAAGGTGGCCACCGGCTCCGCCTTGCCCGCCACCGGCAGGGGCGTGGCTGGCTCGAAGTCAAAGCCCTCCTGGCACTTCTGCCAGGTGTCTCCGGACACGAGCAGGGAGACGCCCACCTTCTTGGTGAGCCCTTCGATGCGGCTGGCGAGGTTCACCGCGTCGCCAATCACCGTGTACTCGCGCCGCTGCTCGCTGCCCACGTCCCCCACCACCACGCGCCCGGTGTGGATGCCGATGCCGATGTGCAGCGGCGCCTCGCCCCGCGCGGCGCGCTCGGCGTTGAGCGTCTCCAGCGCCTCCAGCATCGCCAGGCCACAGGCGACGGCGGCCTGCGGGTGGCCCGGCAGCTCCAGCGGCGCGCCGAAGTAGGCGAGGATGCCGTCGCCGATGAACTTGTCGAGCGTGCCCCCGTGGCGGAACACCACCTCCACCATGCGGGACAGGTACTCGTTCAGCAGGGCCACCACCCGCGGGCTGTCCATGCGCTCGGACATGGAGGTGAAGCCGCGGATGTCGGAGAAGAGCAGCGTCACCTCGCGGTGCTCGCCGCCGCCGGACTCGGCGCCACGC of the Pyxidicoccus xibeiensis genome contains:
- a CDS encoding caspase family protein: MAQGYSLNIGLNSVDPAHYAGWDGALMACEADAEDMELIAKAAKFGMVRKVLTKDATRVRIKKELDEAAKVLAAGDLFLLSYSGHGGQLPDRNNDESDAQDETWVLYDGELIDDEIYAALSKLKQGVRVLMFSDSCHSGTVSKMAYAALRTTGSLEMLADTVQDSVAEERRFKDMPVGIALRTYRNNRAMYDAIMAELPKEDPKATVKATVLLISGCQDNQLSSDGAFNGLFTANMLRVYNGGKFRGDHRTFHRRIVRRMPPLQSPVYSIVGVPSREFESQTPFKI